In the genome of Pseudomonas sp. LBUM920, one region contains:
- a CDS encoding CPBP family intramembrane glutamic endopeptidase, which translates to MIALPWLYLVLLSIGYGLALTYGQLGALAAVSVVMLLIAGYAVRQQRSPWARYLGHGLFIVLALGLAMHWLPGFYNGRGIAPQRFTPDSVPFSMYLNQDKPLIGFWLLLACPWIVARRALRLSLCVAALALTLTAVAALGGATLLGMIDWAPKWPEQAWLWVLNNLLLVTLVEEALFRGYIQGGLSQRFKHLPYGEHLALLLASLLFGLVHLGAGWHWVLLASIAGIGYGLAYRFGGLGAAIATHFGLNLLHFGLFTYPMLAG; encoded by the coding sequence ATGATCGCTTTGCCCTGGCTGTACCTGGTGCTTCTTTCGATTGGCTACGGACTGGCCCTGACCTACGGGCAACTGGGCGCTCTGGCGGCCGTATCGGTGGTCATGCTGCTGATCGCCGGGTACGCCGTGCGCCAGCAACGCAGCCCTTGGGCGCGCTACCTCGGCCACGGCCTGTTCATTGTCCTGGCCTTGGGCCTGGCGATGCACTGGCTGCCGGGTTTCTACAACGGCCGCGGTATCGCGCCGCAGCGTTTTACCCCTGACTCGGTACCGTTCTCGATGTACCTGAACCAGGACAAACCACTGATTGGCTTCTGGCTGTTGCTGGCCTGCCCGTGGATCGTGGCGCGTCGCGCGCTGCGCCTGTCGCTTTGCGTCGCGGCCCTGGCATTGACGCTGACGGCGGTCGCTGCGCTGGGCGGCGCCACATTGCTGGGGATGATCGACTGGGCACCCAAATGGCCGGAACAGGCGTGGCTGTGGGTACTGAACAACCTGCTGCTGGTGACGCTGGTGGAAGAGGCGCTGTTTCGTGGCTATATCCAGGGTGGCCTGAGCCAACGCTTCAAACACCTGCCCTACGGAGAGCACCTTGCACTGCTGCTGGCCTCGCTGCTGTTCGGCCTGGTGCACCTCGGCGCGGGCTGGCATTGGGTGCTGCTGGCGAGTATTGCAGGCATCGGTTATGGCCTGGCGTATCGCTTCGGCGGGCTGGGCGCCGCGATTGCCACGCACTTTGGCTTGAATCTGCTTCACTTCGGGTTGTTTACCTACCCGATGCTGGCCGGATGA
- a CDS encoding glycosyltransferase family 2 protein: protein MSIFASRSLSNVQPHDVCLAKVAVLMCSYNGEAFLRDQLDSIERQSHRNWSLVVSDDGSRDSTSAILQDYAQRWGRDRLKVVAGPGRGFVANFLSLTCRPDIVADYFAWCDQDDIWNDDKLAVAQSWLQTIPEHIPALYCGRTQLVSESGAKLGFSPLFPRPPHFSNALVQSIAGGNTMVFNRAARELILEAGLNVKVPSHDWWIYQLVTGAGGAVHYDHQPRMLYRQHDENLIGSNSSWAARLVRLKMIFQGRFFEWNEQNICALEAMSHRLCEEQRLTLMRFKHARRQTLLRRVLGFRSAGLYRQTLMGNLGLILATLLKKI, encoded by the coding sequence GTGTCTATTTTCGCATCGCGCAGTCTATCCAATGTCCAACCGCACGACGTTTGCTTAGCAAAGGTTGCGGTTTTGATGTGCTCGTACAATGGTGAGGCGTTCCTCAGGGATCAACTCGACTCCATTGAGCGACAGAGCCATCGCAACTGGTCATTAGTCGTTTCCGATGACGGCTCTCGAGATAGTACGTCAGCGATTCTCCAAGACTATGCTCAGCGTTGGGGACGCGACCGTCTCAAGGTTGTGGCAGGTCCCGGAAGAGGGTTTGTCGCCAATTTTCTCTCGTTAACTTGCCGTCCTGACATCGTCGCCGATTATTTTGCCTGGTGTGATCAGGACGATATCTGGAACGACGATAAGCTGGCGGTGGCGCAGTCCTGGTTGCAGACCATTCCTGAGCACATCCCTGCTCTATACTGTGGCCGTACTCAGTTAGTCAGTGAGTCGGGTGCAAAGCTTGGCTTTTCTCCGCTTTTCCCACGCCCTCCGCACTTCTCAAACGCGCTCGTTCAAAGTATTGCGGGTGGCAACACGATGGTTTTTAATCGGGCTGCACGTGAGTTGATCCTCGAGGCGGGTTTGAACGTCAAGGTGCCCTCGCACGACTGGTGGATCTACCAGCTTGTAACGGGGGCCGGAGGCGCCGTGCACTATGATCACCAGCCGAGAATGTTGTACCGCCAGCACGATGAAAATCTTATTGGTAGCAACTCCAGTTGGGCCGCTCGCCTGGTACGGCTGAAAATGATTTTCCAAGGACGGTTCTTCGAATGGAACGAACAGAACATCTGTGCCCTCGAAGCGATGTCCCACCGTCTTTGCGAAGAGCAACGACTGACTCTTATGCGCTTCAAGCATGCGCGCAGGCAAACGTTACTTAGACGAGTGTTGGGGTTCCGGTCGGCCGGTTTGTATCGGCAGACTTTAATGGGGAACCTCGGGCTAATTCTTGCAACACTACTGAAAAAGATCTGA